The proteins below come from a single Agrococcus beijingensis genomic window:
- a CDS encoding Pls/PosA family non-ribosomal peptide synthetase: MSETTAGVLSRGHLAPPPRTLLDVLRDSVLSNPDGDAIEDAKGALSYRELMAAVVRTAARLAAEGVRRGDRVGVRMPSGTRELYIAILGIMAAGAAYVPVDADDPEERAQLVFGEAGVRGVITGHGQYTPSDPSSNASADLRADHGADANADPSADASLAVAQTALFEGAPAHPSTAGLPIPTLPTPDDDAWVIFTSGSTGTPKGVAVSHRSAAAFVDAEARIFLQEEPIGPGDRVLAGLSVAFDASCEEMWLAWGHGACLVPAPRSLVRSGMDLGPWLTLRGITIVSTVPTLAALWPASSLENVRMLIFGGEACPPELVERLATDGREVWNTYGPTEATVVACAALLVPGEPVRIGLPLDGWDLAVVDEAGDPVEEGGVGELIIGGVGLAHYLDPAKDAEKYAPLPSLGWERAYRSGDLVRFDRDGLFFNGRADDQVKVGGRRIELGEIEAALNGLPGVNAAAVVVQRTEAGNQVLVGYVGCDVAAFDRQAANERLRDELPAAIVPLLAPMSELPTRVSGKVDKKALPWPLADAGFEAADDDPELALLAADWQAVLGVPATDEDADFFALGGGSLAAAQLVTRIRRRSPEFTVADIYAYPRLATMAEELAARAGGVDAEPPSTHEVVRTPRQMQWVQTLLGVPLFILSGMRWLLAALTATTLLQLLPGFEALPTANPWLLVAGLAIFATPFGRMAIAVVAARLLLRGVRAGDHPRGGSVHLRLWLAEQVAQQAGAASLAGAPWVTLYARALGAQIADDVDLHSVPPVTGMLRVGRGASIEPEVDLTGYWIDGDVVRIGAIRIGARSSVGARSTLAPGTRIGKDVRVMPGSAVFGRVRSGERWAGSPARRVGAAKPWWDAVRPVRSTGWSWVYGLSAIALSSIPLVASLAGGWVVATAIRSADDLGEVALGMLAAVVPATLVAGVVLTGLILLAVRLLAIGMTEGTFGVHSANGWRVWATERVLDLARTILFPIYASLFTPVWLRLLGARVGRDAEVSTVLLVPKMTTVHTGAFLADDTLVAGYELGGGWVRIAHAEIGERAFLGNSGMAGAGHRIPNDSLVAVLSAAPRKSKKGSSWLGSPPVRLRRTPVEVDDSRTYSPPLHLRAARMLWELTRIVPVFVTVAIGLGVLLTLLWIVQAWGGVAAVLLSGIVMLAAGAVAAVVSTIAKWALIGRIRVGEHPLWSSFVWRSEVADTFTEMVAAPWFAQSAAGTPALVWWLRSLGAKIGHGVWIESYWLPEADLVTLGDASVVNRGCVVQTHLFHDRIMSIDVVSLERGATLGPQSVILPAASIGEHATVGPASLVMRGELVPDRSRWSGNPIGPWREVTFADYHAVIGE, from the coding sequence GTGAGCGAGACGACAGCAGGGGTCCTGAGCCGCGGGCACCTGGCGCCGCCGCCCCGCACGCTGCTGGACGTGCTGCGCGACAGCGTGCTCTCGAACCCCGACGGCGATGCGATCGAGGACGCCAAGGGGGCGCTCAGCTACCGCGAGCTGATGGCCGCGGTCGTGCGCACCGCCGCGCGCCTGGCGGCCGAGGGCGTGCGCCGCGGCGACCGAGTCGGGGTGCGGATGCCGTCGGGCACGCGGGAGCTGTACATCGCGATCCTCGGCATCATGGCCGCCGGTGCCGCCTACGTGCCCGTCGACGCCGACGATCCCGAGGAGCGCGCGCAGCTCGTCTTCGGCGAGGCAGGCGTGCGCGGCGTCATCACCGGCCACGGGCAGTACACGCCGTCGGATCCCAGTTCGAATGCCAGTGCGGATCTTCGTGCGGACCACGGTGCGGATGCCAACGCAGACCCCAGTGCGGATGCGTCGCTCGCCGTCGCGCAGACGGCGCTGTTCGAGGGCGCCCCGGCACACCCGAGCACGGCCGGCCTGCCCATCCCCACGCTGCCCACGCCCGACGACGACGCCTGGGTCATCTTCACCTCCGGCTCGACCGGCACCCCGAAGGGCGTCGCCGTCAGCCACCGCTCGGCTGCCGCCTTTGTCGACGCCGAGGCGCGCATCTTCCTGCAGGAGGAGCCGATCGGCCCGGGCGACCGCGTGCTCGCGGGCCTGTCGGTGGCGTTCGACGCGTCGTGCGAGGAGATGTGGCTCGCGTGGGGCCACGGCGCCTGTCTCGTGCCGGCGCCCCGCTCGCTCGTGCGCAGCGGCATGGATCTCGGGCCCTGGCTGACGCTGCGCGGCATCACGATCGTCTCGACCGTGCCAACGCTCGCGGCCCTGTGGCCGGCGTCGTCGCTCGAGAACGTGCGCATGCTGATCTTCGGCGGCGAGGCGTGCCCGCCCGAGCTCGTCGAGCGGCTGGCGACCGACGGCCGCGAGGTGTGGAACACCTACGGTCCCACCGAGGCCACCGTCGTCGCCTGCGCGGCGCTGCTCGTGCCCGGCGAGCCGGTGCGCATCGGCCTGCCGCTCGACGGCTGGGATCTCGCCGTCGTCGACGAGGCCGGCGACCCGGTCGAGGAGGGCGGCGTCGGCGAGCTGATCATCGGCGGCGTGGGCCTCGCCCACTACCTCGACCCGGCGAAGGACGCCGAGAAGTACGCGCCGCTCCCCTCGCTCGGCTGGGAGCGCGCTTACCGCTCGGGCGACCTGGTGCGCTTCGACCGCGACGGGCTGTTCTTCAACGGCCGCGCCGACGACCAGGTGAAGGTCGGCGGCCGCCGCATCGAGCTGGGCGAGATCGAGGCGGCACTGAACGGCCTGCCGGGCGTCAACGCCGCCGCGGTCGTGGTGCAGCGCACCGAGGCCGGCAACCAGGTGCTCGTCGGCTACGTGGGCTGCGACGTCGCCGCCTTCGACCGACAGGCCGCGAACGAGCGGCTGCGCGACGAGCTGCCCGCTGCGATCGTGCCGCTGCTGGCGCCCATGTCCGAGCTGCCCACCCGTGTCTCCGGCAAGGTCGACAAGAAGGCGCTGCCCTGGCCGCTCGCCGACGCCGGCTTCGAGGCTGCCGACGACGACCCCGAGCTGGCGCTGCTCGCCGCCGACTGGCAGGCGGTGCTCGGCGTGCCCGCCACCGACGAGGACGCCGACTTCTTCGCCCTCGGCGGCGGCTCGCTCGCCGCCGCCCAGCTCGTGACCCGCATCCGCCGCCGCTCCCCCGAGTTCACGGTCGCCGACATCTACGCCTACCCGCGGCTCGCGACCATGGCCGAGGAGCTCGCCGCCCGTGCCGGCGGCGTCGACGCCGAGCCGCCCTCGACGCACGAGGTCGTGCGCACCCCGCGGCAGATGCAGTGGGTGCAGACGCTGCTGGGCGTGCCGCTGTTCATCCTGAGCGGCATGCGCTGGCTGCTCGCCGCGCTCACCGCCACCACCCTGCTGCAGCTGCTGCCCGGCTTCGAGGCGCTGCCGACCGCGAACCCGTGGCTGCTGGTGGCGGGGCTGGCGATCTTCGCGACCCCGTTCGGCCGCATGGCGATCGCCGTCGTCGCCGCGCGCCTGCTGCTGCGCGGCGTGCGCGCCGGCGACCACCCGCGCGGCGGCAGCGTGCACCTGCGGCTGTGGCTCGCCGAGCAGGTCGCGCAGCAGGCCGGCGCTGCCAGCCTCGCCGGCGCCCCCTGGGTGACGCTCTACGCCCGCGCGCTCGGCGCGCAGATCGCCGACGACGTCGACCTCCACTCGGTGCCGCCCGTCACCGGCATGCTGCGGGTCGGCAGGGGCGCGTCGATCGAGCCCGAGGTCGACCTCACCGGCTACTGGATCGACGGCGACGTCGTGCGCATCGGCGCGATCCGCATCGGCGCCCGCAGCTCGGTCGGCGCCCGCTCGACGCTCGCCCCCGGCACCCGCATCGGCAAGGACGTGCGCGTCATGCCGGGCTCCGCCGTCTTCGGCCGCGTGCGCTCCGGCGAGCGCTGGGCCGGCTCGCCCGCCCGGCGCGTCGGCGCCGCGAAGCCATGGTGGGATGCGGTGCGTCCGGTCCGCAGCACCGGATGGAGCTGGGTCTACGGGCTGTCCGCGATCGCGCTCTCGAGCATCCCCCTCGTCGCATCCCTCGCCGGCGGCTGGGTGGTGGCCACAGCCATCCGCAGCGCCGACGACCTCGGCGAGGTCGCGCTCGGCATGCTCGCGGCCGTCGTCCCCGCGACGCTCGTGGCCGGCGTCGTGCTGACCGGGCTCATCCTCCTCGCCGTCCGGCTGCTGGCGATCGGCATGACCGAGGGCACGTTCGGCGTGCACAGCGCCAACGGCTGGCGGGTGTGGGCGACCGAGCGCGTGCTCGATCTCGCGCGCACGATCCTCTTCCCCATCTACGCATCCCTCTTCACGCCCGTCTGGCTGCGGCTGCTCGGCGCCCGCGTCGGCCGTGACGCCGAGGTGTCGACGGTGCTGCTGGTGCCCAAGATGACCACCGTGCACACCGGCGCGTTCCTCGCCGACGACACGCTCGTCGCCGGCTACGAGCTCGGCGGAGGCTGGGTGCGCATCGCCCACGCCGAGATCGGCGAGCGGGCGTTCCTCGGCAACTCGGGCATGGCCGGCGCCGGCCACCGGATCCCCAACGACTCGCTCGTCGCCGTGCTCTCCGCCGCGCCGCGGAAGTCGAAGAAGGGCTCGTCGTGGCTCGGGTCGCCGCCCGTGCGGCTGCGCCGCACGCCGGTCGAGGTCGACGACTCGCGCACCTACAGCCCGCCGCTGCACCTGCGCGCGGCGCGCATGCTGTGGGAGCTGACCCGCATCGTGCCGGTCTTCGTCACGGTCGCGATCGGCCTCGGCGTGCTGCTCACCCTGCTGTGGATCGTGCAGGCGTGGGGCGGCGTGGCCGCCGTGCTGCTGAGCGGCATCGTGATGCTGGCCGCCGGCGCGGTCGCCGCCGTCGTCAGCACGATCGCGAAGTGGGCGCTGATCGGCCGCATCCGCGTCGGCGAGCATCCGCTGTGGTCGTCGTTCGTGTGGCGCAGCGAGGTGGCCGACACCTTCACCGAGATGGTCGCCGCGCCCTGGTTCGCCCAGTCTGCCGCCGGCACCCCGGCGCTCGTCTGGTGGCTGCGCAGCCTGGGCGCGAAGATCGGCCACGGCGTCTGGATCGAGAGCTACTGGCTGCCGGAGGCCGACCTCGTGACGCTGGGGGACGCATCCGTCGTCAACCGCGGCTGCGTCGTGCAGACCCACCTCTTCCACGACCGCATCATGTCGATCGACGTGGTCTCCCTCGAGCGCGGCGCGACCCTCGGGCCGCAGAGCGTGATCCTGCCCGCCGCGAGCATCGGCGAGCACGCGACCGTCGGCCCCGCGTCGCTCGTCATGCGGGGCGAGCTGGTGCCCGACCGCAGCCGCTGGAGCGGCAACCCCATCGGGCCGTGGCGCGAGGTGACCTTCGCCGACTACCACGCGGTGATCGGCGAATGA
- the putP gene encoding sodium/proline symporter PutP, with amino-acid sequence MSDVAFQLLAIAIYFAAMIAIGIYAARKTKSHEDYMLAGRDLNPFTAALSAGASDMSGWLLMGLPGAIFAAGLIEAWIAIGLTIGAYLNWKLVAPRLRAYTEVAKNSITIPSFFENRLRDRTRLLRVASAVIILVFFTFYVSSGMVAGGLFFESSFEIDYIWGMVLVGGVTLLYTLFGGFLGASLTDVVQGLMMLLALILVPVLAFFTVGGLEGVQNGIDASGAELTGLIPADLDGLVILGIVSSLAWGLGYVGQPHIIVRFMALRTVESARTARRIGMSWMIITLVGAVLSGLIGIAYVQQQGITLVSSETVVLAMSQALLHPFVAGLVLAAVVAAIMSTLSSQLIVTSSALVEDLYQAFARKAPSQTVLVVLGRVCVLVVAVVAGIMALDRSGTILGLVGFAWAGFGAAFGPIVVLSLFWRRLTAMGALAGMIVGAATVFLWDAIEQWTQIPFFTLYEILPGFLLNLLVAVVVSMLTHKHDEEVDEEFTRTGKIVTLGAASQGTASQGAASQGTSEPGHVSAAAAADRNQLP; translated from the coding sequence GTGTCAGACGTTGCATTCCAGCTGTTGGCGATCGCGATCTACTTCGCAGCCATGATCGCGATCGGCATCTACGCCGCCCGCAAGACCAAGAGCCACGAGGACTACATGCTCGCCGGCCGCGACCTGAACCCGTTCACCGCGGCACTGTCTGCCGGCGCCTCCGACATGTCGGGCTGGCTGCTGATGGGCCTTCCCGGCGCCATCTTCGCCGCCGGTCTCATCGAGGCGTGGATCGCGATCGGCCTCACGATCGGCGCCTACCTGAACTGGAAGCTCGTGGCCCCGCGCCTGCGCGCCTACACCGAGGTGGCGAAGAACTCCATCACGATCCCGAGCTTCTTCGAGAACCGCCTGCGTGACCGCACCCGCCTGCTGCGGGTCGCATCCGCCGTCATCATCCTGGTGTTCTTCACGTTCTACGTCTCCTCCGGCATGGTCGCCGGCGGCCTCTTCTTCGAGTCGTCGTTCGAGATCGACTACATCTGGGGCATGGTGCTCGTCGGCGGCGTCACGCTGCTCTACACGCTCTTCGGCGGCTTCCTCGGCGCCTCGCTCACCGACGTCGTGCAGGGCCTGATGATGCTGCTCGCGCTCATCCTCGTGCCGGTGCTCGCCTTCTTCACCGTCGGCGGCCTCGAGGGCGTGCAGAACGGCATCGACGCCTCCGGCGCCGAGCTCACCGGCCTCATCCCGGCCGACCTCGACGGGCTGGTGATCCTCGGCATCGTCTCGTCGCTCGCGTGGGGCCTCGGCTACGTCGGCCAGCCGCACATCATCGTGCGCTTCATGGCGCTGAGGACGGTCGAGAGCGCCCGCACCGCCCGCCGCATCGGCATGAGCTGGATGATCATCACCCTCGTCGGCGCCGTGCTCTCCGGCCTCATCGGCATCGCCTACGTGCAGCAGCAGGGCATCACGCTGGTCTCGAGCGAGACGGTCGTGCTGGCGATGTCGCAGGCGCTGCTGCACCCGTTCGTCGCCGGCCTGGTGCTCGCGGCGGTCGTCGCCGCCATCATGTCGACCCTCTCGAGCCAGCTGATCGTCACCTCGTCGGCGCTCGTCGAGGACCTCTACCAGGCGTTCGCCCGCAAGGCGCCGTCGCAGACCGTGCTCGTGGTGCTCGGCCGCGTCTGCGTGCTGGTGGTCGCCGTGGTCGCCGGCATCATGGCGCTCGACCGCTCCGGCACGATCCTGGGGCTGGTCGGCTTCGCCTGGGCCGGGTTCGGCGCCGCCTTCGGCCCGATCGTGGTGCTGAGCCTCTTCTGGCGCCGCCTGACCGCGATGGGCGCGCTCGCCGGCATGATCGTGGGCGCCGCGACCGTCTTCCTCTGGGACGCCATCGAGCAGTGGACGCAGATCCCGTTCTTCACGCTCTACGAGATCCTGCCCGGCTTCCTGCTCAACCTGCTCGTCGCCGTGGTCGTCAGCATGCTGACCCACAAGCACGACGAGGAGGTCGACGAGGAGTTCACCCGCACCGGCAAGATCGTCACCCTGGGCGCCGCCTCGCAGGGCACCGCCTCGCAGGGCGCCGCCTCGCAGGGCACCTCGGAGCCCGGCCACGTCAGCGCAGCGGCGGCCGCCGACCGCAACCAGCTGCCCTGA
- a CDS encoding PadR family transcriptional regulator: MHGSFGGPGFGSGPRGFGMGQPGGMWEAMDQFRAAFEKRGGSRMGRGDVRAAVLALLAEQPMHGYQIIQEIVDRSGGAWKPSAGSVYPTLQLLADEGLISAEEAGGRKTYSLTEAGRAVADEAAERPAPWMATGWPGAGEQGTGHGALPKAGFDLAQAAAQVHRTGSPEQVQQAVSVLDDARRRLYSILAQD, from the coding sequence ATGCATGGATCGTTCGGCGGGCCGGGATTCGGCTCGGGACCGCGAGGCTTCGGCATGGGCCAGCCCGGCGGCATGTGGGAGGCGATGGACCAGTTCCGCGCCGCCTTCGAGAAGCGCGGCGGCTCGCGCATGGGGCGCGGCGACGTGCGCGCGGCAGTGCTCGCGCTGCTGGCCGAGCAGCCGATGCACGGCTACCAGATCATCCAGGAGATCGTCGACCGCAGCGGCGGCGCGTGGAAGCCGAGCGCAGGCTCGGTGTACCCGACGCTGCAGCTGCTGGCCGACGAGGGCCTCATCAGCGCCGAGGAGGCGGGCGGTCGCAAGACCTACTCGCTGACCGAGGCGGGCCGGGCCGTCGCCGACGAGGCGGCCGAGCGACCGGCGCCCTGGATGGCCACGGGCTGGCCGGGCGCGGGGGAGCAGGGCACCGGCCACGGCGCGCTGCCGAAGGCGGGCTTCGACCTCGCTCAGGCCGCGGCGCAGGTGCACCGCACCGGCAGCCCCGAGCAGGTGCAGCAGGCGGTGAGCGTGCTCGACGACGCGCGCCGTAGGCTCTACTCGATCCTCGCTCAGGACTGA
- a CDS encoding ABC1 kinase family protein has translation MPDDGSTRARYRRILRFAARQLVSMWWFEILLPRIGLAGISARTRGARLQRLARRFHALAVDLGGLMIKVGQFMSSRLDVLPPEITKELEGLQDEAPAVPFARIAAAIERELGMPLDRAYAWVDETPVAAASLGQAHRVRLVALDTQQTGIVDAIVKVQRPGIDQIVAVDLAALRKVGGWMSRVRLVSNRVDMPALVEEFAITCLEEIDYLHEAGNAERFAADFADNPRVQVPDVVWERTTRKVLTLEDVTAIKINDVDALRAAGIDPSEVANEFARVMFDQLFAHGYFHADPHPGNLFVTPVADASQGLRWRLTFVDFGMMGEVPESTRRGLRTLLIATAARDGKGLVDAIREVGALLPSADTRELERAMTHAFGRFGGMGFAELREVDEREFRDFANEFGDLMRSLPFQLPEHFLLVIRAMSLTSGMCSGLDPRFNVWEAVEPYAGRLLRDERSGVAKAVADEVVANAKLIARLPRRLDALVTQAEEGRLAVTAPALERRIARLERTGARIISAMLFAGLLIAGALVRADDPVLSTVLMVASALPLLHSVLAGGSRPKQH, from the coding sequence ATGCCCGACGACGGAAGCACGCGCGCCCGCTACCGCCGGATCCTGCGCTTCGCCGCCCGGCAGCTGGTGTCGATGTGGTGGTTCGAGATCCTGCTGCCGCGCATCGGGCTGGCCGGCATCTCGGCGCGCACGCGCGGCGCGCGGCTGCAGCGGCTCGCACGGCGCTTCCACGCCCTCGCCGTCGACCTCGGCGGGCTGATGATCAAGGTCGGGCAGTTCATGTCGTCGCGGCTCGACGTGCTGCCGCCCGAGATCACGAAGGAGCTCGAGGGGCTGCAGGACGAGGCGCCGGCGGTGCCGTTCGCACGGATCGCCGCCGCGATCGAGCGCGAGCTCGGCATGCCGCTCGACCGCGCCTACGCCTGGGTCGACGAGACGCCGGTCGCCGCCGCCTCGCTCGGCCAGGCGCACCGCGTGCGGCTGGTCGCGCTCGACACCCAGCAGACGGGCATCGTCGACGCGATCGTGAAGGTGCAGCGGCCCGGCATCGATCAGATCGTCGCGGTCGACCTGGCGGCGCTGCGGAAGGTGGGCGGCTGGATGAGCCGGGTGCGCCTGGTCTCGAACCGGGTCGACATGCCGGCGCTCGTCGAGGAGTTCGCGATCACGTGCCTCGAGGAGATCGACTACCTGCACGAGGCCGGCAACGCCGAGCGCTTCGCCGCCGACTTCGCCGACAATCCGCGCGTGCAGGTGCCCGACGTCGTCTGGGAGCGCACCACCCGCAAGGTGCTGACGCTCGAGGACGTCACCGCGATCAAGATCAACGACGTCGATGCGCTGCGCGCCGCAGGCATCGACCCGTCGGAGGTCGCGAACGAGTTCGCCAGGGTGATGTTCGATCAGCTCTTCGCCCACGGCTACTTCCACGCCGACCCGCACCCGGGCAACCTGTTCGTCACTCCGGTGGCGGATGCGTCGCAGGGCCTGCGCTGGCGCCTCACGTTCGTCGACTTCGGGATGATGGGCGAGGTGCCCGAGAGCACCCGGCGGGGGCTGCGGACGCTGCTCATCGCGACGGCCGCCCGCGACGGCAAGGGGCTGGTCGACGCCATCCGCGAGGTGGGCGCGCTGCTGCCGTCGGCCGACACGCGCGAGCTCGAGCGGGCGATGACGCACGCGTTCGGGCGCTTCGGCGGCATGGGCTTCGCCGAGCTGCGCGAGGTCGACGAGCGCGAGTTCCGCGACTTCGCGAACGAGTTCGGCGACCTGATGCGCTCGCTGCCCTTCCAGCTGCCCGAGCACTTCCTGCTCGTCATCCGCGCCATGTCGCTCACCTCGGGCATGTGCAGCGGGCTCGATCCGCGCTTCAACGTGTGGGAGGCGGTCGAGCCCTACGCGGGCCGCCTGCTGCGCGACGAGCGGAGCGGCGTGGCGAAGGCCGTCGCCGACGAGGTGGTCGCGAACGCGAAGCTGATCGCCCGGCTGCCGAGGCGGTTGGATGCGCTGGTCACGCAGGCGGAGGAGGGTCGCCTCGCCGTCACCGCGCCCGCGCTCGAGCGCCGCATCGCCCGGCTCGAGCGCACCGGCGCCCGGATCATCTCGGCGATGCTCTTCGCCGGACTGCTCATCGCGGGCGCGCTGGTGCGCGCGGACGACCCGGTGCTGAGCACGGTGCTGATGGTCGCCTCGGCGCTGCCACTGCTGCACTCGGTGCTCGCGGGCGGCAGCAGGCCGAAGCAGCACTGA
- a CDS encoding ATP-binding cassette domain-containing protein, which translates to MPTRPTSVTSINVGGGRYRDRVTERISVRGARENNLRNVDLDIPKRQLTVFTGVSGSGKSSLVFGTIAAESRRLIDETYEAFVQGFMPPAPQPDADSLEGLTAAILVGQDQMGANSRSTVGTATDAYTMLRVLWSRVGEPRLESSVMFSFNDPRGMCLACEGLGRVSTIDVDVIVDRSKSLNEGAIDFPNYTVNTWYWKIYAESGLLDPDKKVADYTADELHTFLHGEERKVNFAGFNMTYEGLIPKLRKSVFVKDVDAMKPTLRAVVERAATFEACPECGGSRLNAAAREVQVQGRTIAEATAMQLTDLAAFVAAIPPDAGGAATAPLRAKLVDLLETFDAIGLGYLSLDRPAGSLSGGESQRTKMVRHMGSALTDVTYVFDEPTAGLHPHDVERMNGLLSRLRDKGNTVLVVEHKPEVMAIADHVVDMGPGAGVHGGTVVFEGSFRDLRVSGTRTGDHLEHRQQIKESVREPRGRLEIRGASTHNLKGVDADVPTGVLVAVTGVAGSGKSSLIHGSLPRESVTFVDQSQIKGSRRSNPATYTGILEPIRKAFATANKVKPALFSANSEGACPECKGLGVIYSDLAFMAGVTTPCELCGGRRFTAEVLEYQLRGKSIGDVLDMSVEEAAAFFTEKQVVPMLGRLVDVGLGYIRLGQTLTTLSGGERQRLKLAIEMGTTADVIVLDEPTTGLHMADVDNLVGLLDRIVDAGRTVIVIEHNLDVVSRADWLIDLGPGAGAQGGTIVFEGTPAALAADPGDSLTGRHLAKRLG; encoded by the coding sequence ATGCCCACACGGCCGACGAGCGTTACCAGTATCAACGTGGGTGGCGGCCGCTACCGTGATCGCGTGACTGAGCGGATCAGCGTGCGCGGCGCGCGCGAGAACAACCTGCGGAACGTCGACCTCGACATCCCGAAGCGGCAGCTGACCGTCTTCACCGGCGTCTCGGGCTCGGGCAAGTCGAGCCTGGTGTTCGGCACCATCGCCGCCGAGTCGCGCCGGCTCATCGACGAGACGTACGAGGCGTTCGTGCAGGGCTTCATGCCGCCGGCGCCGCAGCCCGACGCCGACAGCCTCGAGGGGCTGACCGCGGCGATCCTCGTGGGGCAGGACCAGATGGGCGCGAACTCGCGCTCGACGGTCGGCACGGCGACGGATGCGTACACGATGCTGCGGGTCCTGTGGTCGAGGGTGGGCGAGCCGCGCCTCGAGTCGTCGGTGATGTTCTCGTTCAACGACCCGCGGGGCATGTGCCTGGCGTGCGAGGGGCTGGGTCGCGTGTCGACGATCGACGTCGACGTGATCGTCGACCGCTCGAAATCGCTCAACGAGGGAGCGATCGACTTCCCGAACTACACGGTCAACACCTGGTACTGGAAGATCTACGCCGAGTCGGGCCTGCTCGACCCCGACAAGAAGGTCGCCGACTACACGGCCGACGAGCTGCACACCTTCCTCCACGGCGAGGAGCGGAAGGTCAACTTCGCCGGCTTCAACATGACCTACGAGGGGCTCATTCCGAAGCTGCGCAAGTCGGTGTTCGTGAAGGATGTCGACGCGATGAAGCCGACCCTGCGCGCCGTGGTCGAGCGCGCCGCCACCTTCGAGGCGTGCCCCGAGTGCGGCGGCTCGCGCCTGAACGCCGCCGCCCGCGAGGTGCAGGTGCAGGGGCGCACCATCGCCGAGGCGACCGCGATGCAGCTGACCGACCTGGCGGCGTTCGTCGCCGCGATCCCGCCCGACGCCGGCGGCGCTGCAACGGCGCCGCTGCGCGCGAAGCTCGTCGACCTGCTCGAGACCTTCGACGCGATCGGGCTCGGCTACCTCTCGCTCGACCGGCCGGCCGGGTCGCTCTCGGGCGGCGAGTCGCAGCGCACCAAGATGGTGCGCCACATGGGCTCCGCGCTCACCGACGTCACCTACGTCTTCGACGAGCCGACCGCCGGCCTGCACCCGCACGACGTCGAGCGCATGAACGGGCTGCTGTCGCGGCTGCGCGACAAGGGCAACACGGTGCTCGTCGTCGAGCACAAGCCCGAGGTGATGGCCATCGCCGATCACGTCGTCGACATGGGCCCGGGCGCCGGCGTCCACGGCGGCACGGTCGTGTTCGAGGGCAGCTTCCGCGACCTGCGGGTCTCCGGCACCCGCACGGGCGACCACCTCGAGCACCGCCAGCAGATCAAGGAGAGCGTGCGCGAGCCGCGCGGCCGGCTCGAGATCCGGGGCGCGAGCACGCACAACCTCAAGGGCGTCGATGCGGATGTGCCCACGGGCGTGCTCGTGGCCGTCACGGGAGTCGCGGGGTCGGGCAAGTCGTCGCTGATCCACGGCTCGCTGCCGCGCGAGAGCGTGACCTTCGTCGACCAGAGCCAGATCAAGGGCTCGCGGCGATCGAACCCGGCCACCTACACGGGCATCCTCGAACCCATCCGCAAGGCCTTCGCCACCGCCAACAAGGTGAAGCCGGCGCTCTTCTCGGCGAACTCCGAGGGCGCCTGCCCAGAGTGCAAGGGGCTCGGCGTCATCTATTCCGATCTCGCGTTCATGGCGGGCGTGACGACGCCGTGCGAGCTGTGCGGCGGGCGCCGCTTCACCGCCGAGGTGCTGGAGTACCAGCTGCGCGGCAAGTCGATCGGCGACGTGCTCGACATGTCGGTCGAGGAGGCCGCGGCGTTCTTCACCGAGAAGCAGGTCGTGCCGATGCTGGGCCGGCTCGTCGATGTCGGGCTCGGCTACATCCGCCTCGGGCAGACGCTCACGACGCTCTCGGGCGGCGAGCGGCAGCGGCTGAAGCTGGCGATCGAGATGGGCACGACGGCCGACGTGATCGTGCTCGACGAGCCGACCACGGGGCTGCACATGGCCGATGTCGACAACCTCGTCGGGCTGCTCGACCGCATCGTCGACGCCGGCCGCACGGTGATCGTGATCGAGCACAACCTCGACGTGGTGTCGCGCGCCGACTGGCTCATCGACCTCGGCCCCGGCGCCGGCGCGCAGGGCGGCACGATCGTCTTCGAGGGCACTCCGGCGGCGCTCGCGGCTGATCCGGGCGACTCGCTCACCGGCCGTCACCTGGCGAAGCGGCTGGGCTGA